From a region of the Teredinibacter turnerae genome:
- a CDS encoding flagellar protein FlaG yields the protein MIEVRNSAPASQLGAVSASSKGAVEARTTGGNKLPVSTDKVQQSQDVDEISSAQPQAAKEPEVDLNKMVATINDYVQTIHRDLQFTVDEDLERTVIKVVDGDSGELIRQIPEEVFLELARKLKEDGELRLMNALG from the coding sequence ATGATTGAAGTAAGAAATTCAGCACCGGCCAGCCAACTGGGGGCCGTCTCTGCTTCATCAAAGGGGGCTGTTGAGGCTCGGACCACTGGCGGCAACAAATTGCCGGTGTCCACAGATAAAGTGCAGCAAAGCCAGGATGTTGACGAAATCTCCTCTGCGCAGCCACAAGCTGCAAAAGAGCCGGAGGTGGACTTAAATAAGATGGTGGCAACGATTAATGACTACGTGCAAACCATTCATCGGGACTTGCAGTTCACTGTGGACGAGGATCTTGAGCGTACCGTAATTAAAGTGGTTGATGGTGACTCCGGCGAGTTGATTCGACAGATACCCGAAGAGGTATTCCTTGAATTGGCACGCAAGTTGAAGGAAGACGGAGAGTTACGGTTAATGAATGCTCTAGGTTAA
- a CDS encoding flagellin — translation MPLVVNSNIPSLNAQRQLLQSGAALDKASERLASGKRINSAADDAAGLAISNRQTSQIRGLDQAVRNANDGISLIQTAEGALDETTNILQRMRELAIQSSNGIYSDDDRTTLDAEVQQLKAEIDRIADTTSFNGQNILDGSLGDVNLQVGSESNQTISFNIRGFNSSNLGGAGGDVIGAAVGSGTAGVGSLSALAGGDELVINDVAISSLSTAATVNDALEIINADLEGKGAEVSTLVSVEAASAGDGQLIEGTDTMQIEVEDGDGNLQTFILTGTTSMDELVDKINNETIVSASLSDDGKLVLSAEGVESIEVTGNTTAAQEASGFSGTGVGGDGVINKFSLVFTDTSGTGAGVKIEAGTGATAAEIDALGLNVQDDDGNLLGAALTANASADINAGDLIINGVEIGKIEAGTDIAGTVTEVIDQINKLSSETGVVAFEAGDGANNKVGLRATSGDPIAIEYGSNATAANVYGITGLNEQNAAVGAGSIRGVDISTAANAQRAIDVIDSALEQINDTRSDLGAINNRLDFTVSNLANISEKTAASRSRIMDADFASETAQLSRAQVLQQASQAMLAQANARPQQVLSLLQ, via the coding sequence ATGCCTTTAGTCGTTAACAGTAATATTCCCTCACTGAATGCCCAGCGTCAGCTGCTTCAGTCCGGTGCCGCTCTGGATAAAGCGAGTGAACGCCTGGCATCGGGTAAGCGCATTAACTCTGCTGCGGATGACGCGGCGGGTCTTGCGATTTCTAACCGTCAAACATCGCAGATCCGAGGTTTGGATCAGGCGGTACGTAACGCGAACGACGGTATTTCATTAATTCAAACCGCTGAAGGTGCGTTGGACGAAACCACCAACATTCTGCAGCGTATGCGCGAACTGGCTATCCAGTCTTCGAACGGTATCTACTCTGATGACGACCGCACCACGCTGGATGCGGAAGTACAGCAGCTGAAAGCTGAAATCGACCGTATCGCGGATACCACCTCATTCAACGGCCAGAATATTCTGGACGGCAGCCTGGGCGATGTGAATCTGCAGGTGGGTTCTGAATCCAACCAGACCATCAGCTTTAATATTCGCGGCTTTAATTCCTCCAATCTTGGTGGCGCAGGCGGCGATGTGATTGGTGCGGCTGTGGGCAGCGGCACCGCCGGTGTTGGTTCGTTGAGCGCGCTGGCTGGCGGTGATGAACTGGTTATTAACGATGTGGCTATCAGCTCGCTGAGCACCGCCGCAACCGTGAACGACGCGCTGGAAATTATCAATGCCGACCTGGAAGGTAAGGGCGCAGAAGTCTCTACACTGGTTTCCGTGGAAGCGGCATCTGCCGGTGACGGTCAGCTGATCGAAGGCACCGACACCATGCAGATTGAAGTGGAAGACGGTGACGGCAACCTGCAAACCTTCATCCTTACTGGTACAACCAGCATGGATGAACTGGTCGACAAGATTAATAATGAAACCATCGTGAGCGCCAGCCTGTCGGACGACGGCAAACTGGTATTGAGTGCCGAAGGTGTCGAATCGATTGAAGTGACCGGTAACACCACGGCGGCCCAGGAAGCCTCTGGTTTCAGCGGTACGGGTGTTGGTGGTGATGGCGTTATCAACAAATTCTCGCTGGTATTTACCGACACCAGTGGCACAGGCGCTGGCGTTAAAATTGAAGCCGGTACCGGTGCAACTGCAGCGGAAATCGACGCGCTGGGTCTGAACGTTCAAGACGACGATGGCAACCTGCTTGGTGCGGCATTAACAGCGAACGCCAGTGCCGATATTAATGCGGGCGATCTGATCATCAACGGTGTGGAAATCGGTAAAATTGAAGCCGGTACCGATATCGCAGGCACTGTTACTGAAGTGATTGATCAAATCAACAAACTGTCGAGCGAAACCGGTGTTGTTGCCTTCGAAGCAGGTGACGGTGCAAACAACAAAGTTGGTTTGCGTGCGACCAGTGGCGACCCCATTGCCATTGAGTACGGTTCCAATGCCACTGCAGCCAACGTTTACGGTATTACCGGTTTGAACGAGCAGAACGCGGCAGTCGGTGCTGGTTCCATTCGCGGGGTGGATATTTCCACAGCGGCGAACGCGCAGCGAGCGATTGATGTTATCGACTCCGCTCTGGAGCAGATTAACGACACCCGCTCAGATTTGGGTGCGATCAATAACCGGCTCGACTTTACTGTGTCTAACCTGGCAAACATTTCTGAGAAAACGGCAGCATCGCGGTCTCGGATTATGGATGCGGACTTTGCCTCAGAAACGGCGCAATTAAGTCGTGCGCAAGTACTGCAGCAAGCGTCGCAAGCCATGCTTGCTCAGGCGAACGCAAGACCTCAACAAGTTCTTTCACTCTTACAGTAA
- a CDS encoding NAD-dependent 4,6-dehydratase LegB produces the protein MNTTEDNVRVLVTGADGFIGSHLVERLLQQGYNVRALAQYNSLNHWGWLEDVPAHPRLEIVTGDILDASCCREITRDIHTVFHLAALIAIPFSYRAPSRYIETNVTGTLNMCQAALDQGVVRFLQTSTSEVYGTAQYVPIDEAHPLQAQSPYSASKIGADALATSFHRSFELPLTIVRPFNTYGPRQSARAVIPTIITQIAAGAESIQLGDLSPTRDFSFVTDTCDGFIALANCPQAIGETVNVGSNFEISVADTLEKIREFMGSNVKFVTDNARLRPAASEIMRLWCDNRKYRALTGKQPEFSIDDGLRATIEWFCKPENLVKYKPGIYNV, from the coding sequence ATGAACACTACCGAAGATAATGTCCGCGTTCTGGTAACCGGCGCTGATGGCTTTATTGGCTCCCACCTGGTGGAGCGGCTCCTGCAACAAGGCTACAACGTCAGAGCCCTGGCGCAGTACAATTCGCTGAACCACTGGGGCTGGCTCGAAGACGTGCCAGCACACCCGCGTTTGGAAATCGTCACCGGGGACATTCTGGATGCGAGCTGCTGCCGCGAAATCACGCGAGACATTCACACCGTGTTTCATTTGGCCGCGCTGATCGCGATCCCGTTTTCCTACCGCGCGCCTTCCCGCTATATTGAGACCAACGTTACCGGCACACTGAATATGTGTCAGGCGGCGCTGGACCAGGGCGTGGTGCGATTTCTGCAGACCTCCACCAGCGAGGTTTACGGCACCGCGCAATACGTGCCTATCGATGAGGCGCATCCGCTGCAGGCGCAATCGCCCTACAGTGCGTCGAAAATTGGCGCCGATGCGCTGGCAACCAGCTTCCACCGTTCTTTTGAATTGCCGCTCACCATCGTGCGGCCGTTTAACACCTACGGGCCGCGCCAGTCTGCGCGCGCAGTCATTCCCACCATCATTACCCAAATAGCCGCAGGTGCAGAATCTATCCAACTGGGTGACCTCTCCCCTACGCGGGATTTTTCTTTTGTTACGGATACCTGCGACGGTTTTATCGCGCTGGCAAACTGCCCGCAGGCAATTGGTGAAACGGTAAACGTGGGCAGTAACTTTGAAATATCGGTTGCCGATACATTGGAAAAAATTCGCGAATTTATGGGCAGCAACGTCAAGTTTGTAACAGACAATGCGCGACTCCGCCCAGCAGCATCTGAAATTATGCGGCTTTGGTGCGATAACCGTAAATACCGGGCTCTCACCGGCAAGCAACCCGAATTTTCAATCGACGACGGCTTAAGGGCGACCATCGAATGGTTCTGCAAGCCGGAAAACCTGGTGAAATATAAACCGGGTATTTACAACGTTTAA
- a CDS encoding LegC family aminotransferase has translation MYDAFVAQLREQAGTKERIALHQPVFPGNEKQYLNDAIDSTFVSSVGPYVDKFEAAMSVVTRAPYAIATATGTAALHVALKTVGVGPGDLVLTQPLTFVATCNAIHYCGAEPAFVDIDPQNLGLDPHALERWLDEYAYIDDQENCRHKATNKKISACVPMHSFGLPAAILPLLKVCEQWRIPMVEDAAEALGSEFRGQAMGTFGRMGVLSFNGNKIVTTGGGGMVLAQTPEDAARVKHLTTTAKRLDDFAMFHDEVGFNYRMPNINAAVGLAQLEQLNNFVARKRGLAKQYQQWLPEFGLQFVDEPADTHANFWLITAVCQSKQQRDMLLTQTQANGIETRPAWALMHRLPMYQHCLHDGLTVATQLAERLINLPS, from the coding sequence ATGTACGACGCGTTTGTAGCGCAACTTAGGGAACAGGCGGGAACAAAGGAACGCATCGCACTTCATCAGCCAGTATTCCCCGGCAATGAAAAACAGTATTTAAACGACGCAATTGATTCCACCTTTGTTTCCAGCGTTGGCCCCTATGTGGACAAGTTCGAAGCAGCCATGAGTGTTGTCACCCGTGCGCCCTACGCAATTGCCACAGCGACTGGCACTGCCGCACTGCATGTCGCGCTCAAAACTGTCGGCGTCGGCCCTGGTGATTTGGTGTTAACCCAGCCACTGACTTTTGTTGCTACCTGCAATGCCATTCACTATTGCGGCGCCGAACCCGCGTTTGTGGATATCGACCCGCAAAACCTCGGCCTCGATCCGCACGCGCTGGAACGCTGGCTCGATGAATACGCCTATATCGACGACCAGGAAAACTGTCGCCATAAAGCGACGAATAAAAAAATTTCCGCTTGCGTCCCAATGCACAGCTTCGGTTTGCCTGCCGCTATTTTGCCGTTATTAAAAGTCTGTGAACAATGGCGAATTCCTATGGTTGAAGATGCCGCCGAAGCGCTAGGCAGTGAATTTCGCGGGCAGGCAATGGGCACATTTGGCCGCATGGGAGTGCTGAGTTTTAACGGCAATAAAATAGTTACCACCGGGGGCGGTGGTATGGTCCTTGCTCAAACCCCTGAGGATGCCGCCCGTGTCAAACATTTGACTACCACGGCGAAACGCCTGGACGACTTTGCCATGTTTCACGATGAGGTCGGGTTTAATTACCGCATGCCGAATATCAATGCGGCAGTTGGCCTGGCGCAACTGGAGCAACTGAATAATTTTGTCGCACGCAAGCGTGGGTTGGCAAAACAGTACCAGCAGTGGCTACCGGAGTTCGGCCTGCAATTTGTGGATGAACCCGCAGATACCCATGCAAACTTCTGGCTGATAACCGCTGTGTGCCAGAGCAAACAGCAACGGGATATGCTGCTGACACAGACGCAGGCGAACGGAATTGAAACTCGCCCCGCCTGGGCGTTAATGCATCGCCTGCCGATGTATCAACACTGCTTGCACGACGGTTTAACCGTGGCAACCCAATTGGCGGAGCGGCTTATTAATTTACCCAGTTAA
- a CDS encoding acetyltransferase, whose product MNKVGIFGCAGFARECADIAYAMGLHPILIACNANEKAALKGDYDCLLESELPANHTLPLAIGIGDNGVRRKIAGRYFERDFINLIHPSATFGYQQKNALDQQRGLIVAAGVRLTNQIALGDFCILNLNATIGHDCTLEAFVNVAPGANISGNVHIQSGCWIGTNAAINQGSESAKLIIGENTIVGSGSVVTKPCDSNAVYAGVPAVRKK is encoded by the coding sequence ATGAATAAAGTCGGTATTTTTGGTTGCGCAGGTTTTGCCCGAGAATGCGCCGACATCGCCTACGCGATGGGCCTGCACCCGATACTTATTGCCTGCAATGCCAACGAAAAAGCAGCGCTCAAAGGCGACTATGATTGCCTTCTGGAAAGTGAATTACCTGCAAATCACACTCTGCCGCTTGCCATAGGTATCGGCGACAACGGGGTGCGACGAAAAATAGCCGGGCGTTATTTTGAGCGGGACTTTATTAATCTCATTCACCCGAGTGCAACTTTCGGGTATCAACAAAAAAACGCACTCGATCAGCAACGGGGATTAATTGTTGCCGCAGGTGTGCGCCTGACCAACCAGATCGCGCTGGGCGATTTCTGTATTCTCAACCTCAACGCAACTATCGGCCACGACTGTACTCTGGAGGCATTTGTAAACGTCGCCCCGGGCGCCAATATCTCGGGCAACGTACATATTCAATCCGGCTGCTGGATCGGCACCAATGCCGCTATCAATCAGGGCTCGGAGTCCGCAAAGCTCATTATCGGTGAAAATACCATCGTCGGTTCCGGTTCCGTGGTGACCAAACCGTGCGACAGTAATGCTGTTTACGCCGGTGTTCCGGCCGTGAGAAAAAAATGA
- the neuB gene encoding N-acetylneuraminate synthase, with translation MSTLIIAEAGVNHNGDLEKALDLVRCAAEAGADYVKFQTFVTGENITRDAPKARYQQETTGSTENQYDMVAALELTATDFYEIKAACDKYNIGFLSTAFDFPSADLLQKIGVDYIKIPSGDLTNLPLLRYQAQFARPFLISTGMATCDDIQGAIVALENCYIQRSNITLLHCTTEYPAPYSELNLRALHTIAETFGTRVGYSDHSLGIEVPIAAVAMGASVIEKHFTLDCNLPGPDHRASLPPDQLAAMVSAIRHIDTAMGDGKKQPTHSEQANRLIARKSIVARTAINAGDIFSIDNLAVKRPGTGISPMNWDEVIGRQAKRDYLPDELIEL, from the coding sequence ATGAGCACGCTGATTATCGCAGAGGCCGGGGTTAACCATAATGGCGATTTAGAGAAGGCGCTGGACCTGGTTCGCTGCGCGGCAGAGGCTGGCGCAGACTATGTAAAATTTCAGACCTTTGTAACCGGCGAAAATATCACCCGCGATGCGCCAAAAGCACGTTATCAGCAGGAGACCACCGGCAGCACAGAAAACCAATACGATATGGTTGCCGCGCTGGAACTAACGGCCACAGATTTTTACGAAATTAAAGCCGCCTGCGATAAATACAATATCGGTTTTTTATCTACCGCGTTTGACTTTCCCAGCGCCGATCTATTACAGAAAATTGGTGTGGACTACATCAAAATTCCCTCTGGTGATCTCACAAACTTACCCCTATTACGATACCAGGCGCAGTTTGCGCGGCCATTTTTAATTTCCACCGGCATGGCAACCTGCGACGATATTCAAGGTGCAATTGTTGCGCTGGAAAACTGCTATATTCAACGCAGTAATATAACCCTGCTCCACTGCACGACTGAATACCCGGCGCCCTACAGCGAATTAAATCTGCGCGCGCTCCACACCATCGCGGAAACGTTCGGCACGCGTGTTGGTTATTCCGATCACAGTTTGGGTATTGAAGTCCCGATTGCCGCGGTGGCAATGGGCGCTTCGGTGATTGAAAAACACTTTACCCTGGACTGCAATCTACCGGGGCCGGACCACCGCGCCAGCCTTCCGCCAGACCAACTGGCGGCGATGGTCAGCGCTATCCGCCATATCGACACGGCCATGGGCGACGGAAAAAAACAACCGACCCACAGTGAACAGGCTAACCGGCTTATCGCGCGCAAATCTATTGTCGCCCGCACCGCCATCAACGCAGGCGACATTTTTTCTATCGACAATCTCGCTGTAAAACGCCCAGGGACCGGGATCAGCCCGATGAACTGGGATGAAGTTATTGGCCGCCAGGCCAAGCGCGATTATTTACCCGACGAGTTGATAGAACTGTGA
- the neuC gene encoding UDP-N-acetylglucosamine 2-epimerase, translating into MKTRLCIVTGSRADFGLLRWLMQDITDSDDFDLQVIAVGSHLSTTFGETRAEITSAGFCLDATVDIPMTADSPADICRYTGTAMARFADTYQQLQPQLIIVLGDRYEIFAAASAALFCGYPLAHLMGGELSEGAIDEALRHSISKMASLHFVANDTYRQRVIQLGEPPERVFTVGGMGVDALHRSTPLSRAELEQSLGAPLLEKNLLVTFHPATLASASATSDESAEAQMQALLDALSALDNTRIVITFPNADAGYKPMISAITQFCANHSNALHFASLGQQRYLSLMRYVDAVVGNSSSGLAEAPSFGIPTVNIGDRQRGRMKASSVLDCPPEPTAILEAIQVCYQPEIRARAKNCVNPYGDPGAAKRIVTALESIPLTGLRNKHFHDIAVPPSRTEA; encoded by the coding sequence GTGAAAACGCGCCTGTGTATTGTTACCGGCTCGCGCGCAGACTTCGGCTTGCTGCGCTGGCTAATGCAGGATATTACTGACAGCGATGACTTTGATCTGCAAGTGATTGCGGTGGGTTCGCACCTGAGTACCACCTTCGGCGAAACCCGCGCAGAAATAACCTCCGCGGGATTTTGTCTGGATGCCACCGTCGATATTCCGATGACAGCCGACAGCCCCGCAGACATCTGCCGCTACACCGGCACGGCCATGGCACGGTTTGCCGATACCTACCAACAGTTACAGCCGCAACTGATAATTGTGCTGGGTGACCGCTATGAAATATTTGCCGCCGCCAGCGCGGCACTGTTTTGCGGTTACCCGCTCGCGCATTTAATGGGGGGCGAGCTGTCTGAGGGCGCAATTGATGAAGCCCTGCGCCACAGCATTTCGAAAATGGCCTCGCTGCATTTTGTCGCCAACGACACCTATCGCCAACGGGTGATACAACTGGGCGAGCCACCTGAGCGCGTATTTACTGTGGGCGGAATGGGAGTAGATGCATTGCATCGAAGCACACCCTTATCGCGCGCGGAGCTGGAGCAAAGCCTCGGCGCGCCTTTGTTGGAAAAGAACCTGCTGGTGACGTTTCACCCGGCAACCCTCGCTTCGGCTAGCGCTACGTCGGATGAAAGCGCCGAAGCGCAAATGCAGGCGCTGCTTGATGCACTGTCCGCGCTCGACAACACGCGTATCGTCATTACCTTCCCCAACGCAGATGCCGGGTACAAACCGATGATTTCTGCGATAACCCAATTCTGCGCAAACCATTCCAACGCCCTCCACTTTGCATCGCTCGGCCAGCAGCGCTATCTGTCGCTAATGCGTTATGTGGATGCGGTTGTCGGCAATTCGTCTAGCGGTCTGGCAGAGGCACCCAGCTTCGGCATCCCCACGGTCAATATTGGCGATCGCCAGCGCGGCCGCATGAAGGCAAGCAGTGTTCTGGATTGCCCGCCAGAGCCAACAGCTATACTTGAAGCAATACAGGTGTGCTATCAACCGGAAATTCGCGCACGGGCGAAAAACTGTGTCAATCCCTACGGCGACCCAGGCGCGGCAAAACGCATTGTCACCGCATTGGAATCTATTCCGCTTACCGGTTTACGCAACAAACATTTCCACGATATAGCTGTGCCACCGTCGAGAACGGAGGCATAA
- a CDS encoding nucleotidyltransferase family protein, translated as MIMNVTSWRSALIDANASIRDAIESLDRSSLQIALVVSPELQLLGTVTDGDIRRALIKGVELTSPINGVMNQRPLVVPPKLGKTAVLQLMQANKILQLPEVNEHGQVCGLHLLEDMVAPPALENTLVIMAGGKGTRLRPLTQNCPKPMLPVGGKPMLEHIVLRAKSEGIGRVVMAINYLGEMIEEYFGDGSAWQMDISYLREQNALGTAGALSMLPDKPEAPILVCNGDVLTDIHYADFLDFHYKNQAIATMAVKQHEWRNPFGVVRTDGVDIISFDEKPISRCHINAGIYVLSPAAMAYLQPNSACDMPGLFEKIQADSGKIIAYPMHEPWLDVGRPDDLAQARQAHTTEARL; from the coding sequence ATGATTATGAATGTAACCAGCTGGCGCAGTGCACTAATCGACGCAAACGCATCAATCCGGGATGCGATTGAAAGTCTGGACCGCAGCTCCCTGCAGATCGCACTCGTTGTTTCGCCAGAATTACAACTGCTGGGCACCGTAACCGACGGCGATATTCGGCGCGCACTGATTAAAGGCGTAGAACTAACCAGCCCGATTAACGGCGTGATGAACCAGCGCCCTTTAGTCGTGCCACCCAAATTGGGTAAGACCGCGGTATTGCAATTGATGCAAGCCAATAAAATTTTACAATTGCCCGAAGTGAATGAACACGGCCAGGTATGCGGCCTGCATTTACTGGAAGATATGGTCGCGCCGCCAGCGCTCGAAAATACACTCGTCATAATGGCCGGCGGCAAAGGTACACGGCTGCGACCGCTCACCCAAAACTGCCCGAAACCCATGCTGCCAGTGGGTGGCAAACCCATGCTGGAGCATATTGTCCTTCGCGCTAAATCCGAAGGGATAGGCCGCGTAGTTATGGCGATCAATTATCTAGGCGAAATGATCGAAGAATATTTTGGCGACGGCAGTGCATGGCAAATGGACATCAGTTACTTGAGGGAACAAAACGCGCTCGGCACCGCAGGTGCACTCAGCATGCTCCCAGATAAACCCGAAGCCCCTATTTTAGTGTGCAACGGCGATGTCCTTACCGATATTCACTATGCAGATTTTCTGGATTTTCATTATAAAAACCAGGCAATCGCGACCATGGCGGTTAAGCAACACGAGTGGAGGAATCCGTTTGGCGTGGTACGCACAGATGGTGTGGACATCATCAGCTTCGATGAAAAACCCATCAGCCGCTGCCACATCAACGCTGGAATATACGTGTTATCGCCTGCCGCCATGGCCTACTTGCAACCGAACAGCGCTTGTGACATGCCAGGGCTGTTCGAAAAAATTCAAGCTGATAGCGGCAAGATTATCGCTTACCCCATGCACGAACCCTGGCTCGATGTGGGACGCCCGGATGATCTCGCTCAGGCACGTCAGGCCCATACTACCGAGGCACGATTATGA
- a CDS encoding N-acetyl sugar amidotransferase, producing the protein MKIAPSPETDLSRFNAPADQLDVLYGLPRDVQFCTRCNMSNQQPMSSNEYAHGKDSKKRTLAFDEHGVCHACRFNDLKESGEIDWAEREAELQELCDRFRRNDGSYDCIVGGSGGKDSGMQAHLLKYKYGMNPLTVTWSPHLYTDIGWKNFQNWIHVGGFDNYLYTPNGKIHRLLTRNATINLMHPFQPFILGQKTFVAKMAVRFNIPLIFYGEMPGEYGEQISHKTSSYAARSENAESEGFSLDFLAGKDVRDVLLGGKPVGEYLDEGAALVDLMSYLPTDPDLLEKRGIEFKYLGYYKKWVPQEAYYYSVEHNGFEANPVRTEGTYSKYNSLDDKVDGFFYYTRWIKFGVGRAMMDSAQEIRNHHITLDEGQALMARFEGEYPARYESEFLDYISMSREELFALMDKFRSPHLWKVEDGCWTLRHTPY; encoded by the coding sequence ATGAAAATTGCCCCCAGCCCTGAAACCGATCTATCGCGCTTTAACGCCCCGGCAGATCAACTGGACGTACTTTACGGGCTGCCACGTGATGTGCAATTTTGCACCCGCTGCAATATGTCGAACCAACAGCCCATGTCGAGTAACGAATACGCCCATGGCAAGGATTCAAAAAAGCGCACCCTCGCTTTCGATGAACACGGTGTTTGCCATGCATGCCGTTTTAATGACTTAAAAGAAAGCGGCGAGATCGACTGGGCAGAGCGCGAAGCCGAGTTACAGGAACTGTGCGATCGGTTCCGGCGTAACGACGGCAGCTACGACTGCATCGTGGGCGGTAGCGGCGGCAAAGACAGCGGCATGCAGGCCCATTTACTAAAATACAAGTACGGTATGAATCCGTTAACCGTGACCTGGTCGCCGCACTTATACACCGATATCGGCTGGAAAAATTTCCAAAACTGGATTCACGTCGGCGGTTTTGACAATTACCTCTATACCCCCAACGGTAAAATTCACCGGCTGCTCACCCGCAACGCCACAATCAATTTAATGCACCCGTTTCAGCCCTTTATTCTTGGTCAAAAAACCTTTGTCGCAAAAATGGCAGTGCGTTTTAATATTCCGCTAATTTTTTATGGCGAGATGCCCGGCGAATATGGCGAACAGATTTCTCACAAAACATCGAGCTATGCCGCCCGTTCGGAGAATGCCGAAAGCGAAGGTTTCTCACTGGATTTTTTAGCCGGCAAAGACGTGCGCGATGTTCTTTTGGGCGGGAAACCTGTCGGCGAATACCTGGACGAAGGCGCAGCCCTGGTTGACCTGATGAGCTACCTTCCCACCGATCCGGACCTGCTCGAAAAGAGAGGCATTGAGTTTAAATACCTCGGCTACTACAAAAAATGGGTACCACAAGAAGCCTACTACTATTCTGTGGAACACAACGGCTTTGAAGCCAACCCGGTGCGCACCGAGGGCACCTACTCCAAATACAACAGTCTGGATGACAAAGTCGATGGCTTTTTCTACTACACCCGCTGGATAAAATTTGGCGTTGGCCGCGCGATGATGGATTCCGCCCAGGAAATTCGCAACCACCATATTACTCTTGATGAAGGTCAGGCTTTAATGGCCCGCTTCGAAGGCGAATACCCAGCCCGTTACGAAAGTGAATTTCTCGATTACATCAGCATGTCCCGAGAAGAGCTGTTCGCCTTGATGGATAAATTCCGCTCGCCGCACCTGTGGAAAGTGGAAGACGGCTGCTGGACTCTGCGCCACACGCCCTACTAG
- a CDS encoding cytidylyltransferase domain-containing protein: MSTHSVLALIPARAGSKGLPGKNVRPLAGKPLVCHTIEQALAARCVTTTVLSSDDQSLLNHTNSYPQCKALLRPEALASDESPMTLVAMHALEQFPDYRYLLLLQPTSPLRTSADIDKTFDLLTQNNATSCVSVCTTQESPFWMYLQDEQHRLEPIIGTDTFTRRQDLPKTFRLNGALYLIDTAQFKKAPVFVQPDTLAYEMPVERSIDIDTLDDFTRCEKWLQQTGAQQ; this comes from the coding sequence ATGAGTACACACAGTGTTTTAGCATTAATTCCCGCCCGCGCAGGCTCCAAAGGTCTGCCGGGTAAGAACGTTCGGCCATTAGCGGGCAAACCTTTAGTGTGCCACACCATCGAACAAGCCCTGGCCGCCCGCTGTGTAACGACAACCGTGCTAAGCTCCGATGATCAGAGCCTGTTAAATCACACAAATAGTTACCCACAATGCAAAGCCCTGCTGCGACCAGAAGCCCTGGCCAGCGACGAAAGTCCGATGACATTAGTCGCAATGCACGCGCTGGAACAATTTCCCGACTACCGGTATTTGCTGCTATTGCAACCCACATCCCCCTTGCGCACCAGTGCAGATATCGATAAAACGTTCGACCTGTTAACCCAAAATAATGCCACGTCGTGTGTTTCCGTCTGTACAACCCAGGAATCACCCTTTTGGATGTACTTGCAAGACGAACAGCACCGACTCGAGCCGATTATAGGAACCGATACTTTTACGCGACGGCAGGATTTACCCAAAACCTTCCGCCTTAACGGCGCGCTCTACCTGATTGACACGGCGCAATTTAAAAAAGCGCCAGTATTTGTACAACCGGATACCCTCGCCTATGAAATGCCAGTGGAGCGCTCCATCGATATAGACACACTCGATGACTTCACACGTTGCGAAAAATGGTTGCAACAAACGGGAGCGCAGCAGTGA